ATTACATCGCCCTCATTTTCAAGAACTTGAAAAAGTGTATCACGGACCTTCCCGCCCTACATTATTAAGAATGATCAACTGTAACGTAAGTAATGCTATTGCATAAACTAAGATAATTAACGAAAGAAAGATGGCATTGACTATAAACTCCATGGCTAAAAAGCAACAAAGAGGATGCACTGCTAGTAACAAAATCTGACAAAAGGAAGAAGGATGAGTGCACACAATCCCATACCTTAAGTAGGATCTGGGAAGTATATAACTTAAAAGGAAGATAAATGTGAAAAAATATATAACTTAATCAAGACTTGAGGAGCAACATTTTGAGATTACAATAGGGACCCGCAAAAGTGTTAAAAGCATCAACAGAGGGATGCTTAAAAAATTATGCTGTTAATTGCATGATTTTTGAAACTGTACTTTCTAGAGATCTTCTGAAAACCAGAAGATTATATTATGGTCGCTTATGGCATAGCGTGGAATCTCAAGAATGGATTCTGCTGCCTATCTCCACTGACTATTGTTTCCTATGCTCAGATGGTGCATTTGTTACCTTCAGTCTTGTCCTATCCAAATTATGTATTATGCAAAATTAAGTATCGGACATTAGATGTAACCGTTGCAACTGGAAACAAGTAAAACTGAATGCAGCTTAAAATCTCGCTGGATGTGGACAGTAGACAAACAGTAGATGAATGAAAGAGAAGGGGATAGATAAGGTAGAGGAAGGGTTTGCAAAAATTGTGGAAGCATTTGTCTCGGCAATAAATTATTAAGTAGGTAGATTAAGAAGTATACAAGTTTGTGATTTTGAAAAGATTGTGCTTTGAAGAATAGTACAAGACTACTACTGAATAATACATCAATTCTCAGCAACTTCTGTATCCAATAAGCCCTTAAATGCGTAACAAATTGGCCAATATCAATGTTCACTTCAGTAGATTGTAGTGTTGCCCTTCAATACAAAAGGTGTCCTGGACTCCTGGTTAAATTACCCGATGATATCGGTTCCTAGACTGCCTCGTATAATCCTTCCCCAGACCCTACCTTGCGTGGGAGCTTctagcactgggtctgtcctttatCGATTCCTGGACTGTCATTCCTTATTTACACAAAAAGTAATCCCAGTGGTGTAAAATCTAAGGTAATCATATATGTCCTAACTTTCTTTTCACCTTAATCCATCTTTCtatgatactccctctgtcccataatataagagcatttttgaaacgctcttgtattatgggacggagggagtaattcttaTACAAGAATTTAACATTGAGTGCTCTGAAAGAGATCTAAACACAGCTTATCAAGTGTCATCATGAGTTTATGACACATCAATCTCTAAAAAAAGTGTAATATTTGTTTCGGATTCAAGAGCTCACCTCCTTTCGGTACCGGTTGCCCATGAAAAACAGCAATGCAGGCCTGCTGTCGACATTGACATCGCCCTTGAAGGGGTTGATGCGGTGGGAGTAAGGCAGGATGACATCCTTGACGAGAGAGGCCTGATCACCACGCAAGCGGCCGAAGTCAGAGACTAGGAGCACGGCATTGCTGATCCGGTCCACCACCCGGTAGAGCGCATTGGGATCCTGGCAGATGAACACGTGGTCCCTTCCTCGGTGCCGCCGCCAGTACGACTGCCGCtccagccactccaccagctcgtCCTGCATGGCCTCGTCGCTATACGAAGGCCCCACCGTGGCCGCCGCATCAGAGGCATTGGCGGCGGCCGGGGGCCGGATGGGGTTGACGACGAGGCTGAGGGACGAGAAGAAGGGCACGTAGAAGAGGTCGGCCTCGGCCGGGTCATCCACGCGAGCCACGGGGCGATCACGTGGTCCGCGGCGACGGAGGTCCTTGAAGAGCCACCACTCCGCCGAGTGCTGGTGCCCCGGATAGCGCAGCTCCTCGTCTGCCAGCACCGCGGCCGCATCCGGCGAACCCGAGGGGCCCCGCGCGGACATGTAGCTGCGGACGACGCCGTAGGTGAACTTGGACGGCAGGTCGTACAGGTAGATCTTGAcgggggagggaggggaggaggcggaagaggaaggagaggtggAGACGAAGGAGTGGGAAAGGCGGGAGGCGGATGGGGCAGAGGGGgacaggagcaggaagagtagcgCGAAcgcgagcgcgaggaggaggaggatgacaggggaggggcggcgcgacgGCATGGCGCGGGCGGCGAGTGCGAAGAGGGATCTGGGGAAGACGAACCGAGGGGGCGGGGGCGACACCAGCGCCGACGCCGGCAAGATCAGAGGCGCCGGTCGCTGCTTACGGGGTGGCCTGCCGCGCTCCCACATGTGGCCTGCCGAAGACGGCGGTCGCGCGTCGCGGGCGGCGGAGGATCGGAGGGAGCGGGACGACGGCGATTGGAAGCAGTAGTGGGGCTACTGGCTGGCTCACACTTGTTTCTGCTAGCGCTACTTCCCACAGGTCGGTGACTCCACATGTTATACTATACCACTAGCTTCATGCGGAGTTTTTTTTTTTACGTGCGCTACTAGGCGCTGGCGCGCCGGCCGAAAATTTCGGCCGATCGGCTCCCAGCCGCACCAACTGTTGGATTTGGATCTCCCTCGCGTCGTCTTCTTCCTGTCTCCTCGTCTTCTTCTTTCCCCGCGTCGGCGGCAGTCGGCCACGTACGACGCCGCGCTCACCAGACACCCCCGCGCGGCCTTGCTCGTCCTCGGCCACGTCCTCACTGACCACCCAGCATTGTCACCGTCGGCCGCCATTATCGCCGCATCTCCTCCTCACCCCCTGCTATCTCTCCTACTTTCCACCGCATCTCCTCCTCACCCCTCCTCTCGCTCCATGGTATTTCCCGAAGCGTCGTCGCCGCCCTCCCTCCATCGAAGCTCGTTGCATGGGGTTGCGTGAGCGAGGGCTAAAGAGTCAACGCGGTTCATGGATGTAGCAGAAAAAACGCCGGGAGTAGCAAAAATCATGGATG
The window above is part of the Triticum aestivum cultivar Chinese Spring chromosome 2A, IWGSC CS RefSeq v2.1, whole genome shotgun sequence genome. Proteins encoded here:
- the LOC123188225 gene encoding probable arabinosyltransferase ARAD1, which encodes MWERGRPPRKQRPAPLILPASALVSPPPPRFVFPRSLFALAARAMPSRRPSPVILLLLALAFALLFLLLSPSAPSASRLSHSFVSTSPSSSASSPPSPVKIYLYDLPSKFTYGVVRSYMSARGPSGSPDAAAVLADEELRYPGHQHSAEWWLFKDLRRRGPRDRPVARVDDPAEADLFYVPFFSSLSLVVNPIRPPAAANASDAAATVGPSYSDEAMQDELVEWLERQSYWRRHRGRDHVFICQDPNALYRVVDRISNAVLLVSDFGRLRGDQASLVKDVILPYSHRINPFKGDVNVDSRPALLFFMGNRYRKEGGKVRDTLFQVLENEGDVIIKHGAQSRVSRRMATQGMHSSKFCLHPAGDTPSACRLFDALVSLCVPVIVSDHIELPFEDVIDYSNISIFVDTSKAVQPGFLTSMLRRVSSERILEYQREIQRVKHYFEYEDPNGPVNQIWRQVSMKAPLIKLLINRKKRLVERGTNETDCSCICSTPSEISTAG